From Treponema rectale, one genomic window encodes:
- the rpsI gene encoding 30S ribosomal protein S9, with protein sequence MIKNIAIGTGRRKTAVARVFLREGSGKIVVNGKDVKEYFASESQVRIVNQPLLVTSNAGKYDILINVCGGGLSGQAAACLHGLSRALTQVDPNARPSLKANGYLTRDSRMVERKKYGQRGARRRFQFSKR encoded by the coding sequence GTGATTAAGAATATTGCAATCGGAACAGGAAGAAGAAAGACAGCAGTAGCTCGTGTATTTTTACGCGAAGGCTCTGGAAAAATCGTTGTAAACGGAAAAGACGTAAAAGAATATTTTGCAAGTGAATCTCAGGTTCGTATCGTAAACCAGCCTCTCCTGGTTACTTCAAATGCTGGTAAGTATGATATTCTTATCAACGTATGCGGTGGCGGTCTTTCAGGACAGGCTGCAGCTTGTCTTCATGGTCTTTCACGTGCACTTACACAGGTAGATCCAAATGCACGTCCTTCATTGAAGGCAAACGGATATCTTACACGTGATTCACGCATGGTTGAACGTAAGAAGTACGGTCAGCGCGGTGCACGCAGAAGATTCCAGTTCAGCAAGCGCTAA
- a CDS encoding extracellular solute-binding protein, translated as MVKTHIKYTAAFLFLSAAGVFLTSCSKKKTLNIYTWTYYAPTDVVEAFEKEYDCDVVITEYDSNETMFLKLLYGGAGSFDIVFPSQDYVEILMNKNMLQPVNQELFTNKDKINPKILEKATYDPEMKYAVPYYFGASGISVNKTKVKGTYERTWNIFADPQFKGRASMMNDYREVIGDALKYKGFSVCTKNKSELKDACTHIQKYWKPNIVKFDAEGFGKDFANGNLWLCQGYAEVIYGEVPEEEWDEKIDFFIPESGGPSYLDSMCILKDSSQRDLATQFINYIHEPENYAKFLDFFRFPCFVNPEAEQYMETTPMYPASVLENCELKYYIGDNKKDYSDQWEKIIN; from the coding sequence ATGGTGAAAACACACATAAAATATACCGCAGCATTTCTTTTTCTGTCGGCAGCAGGAGTTTTCCTGACATCCTGTTCAAAAAAGAAAACCCTCAACATATACACCTGGACATATTATGCCCCTACAGACGTTGTAGAAGCCTTTGAAAAAGAATATGACTGTGATGTAGTAATTACAGAATACGACTCAAACGAAACAATGTTTCTTAAACTCCTTTACGGAGGTGCAGGCAGTTTTGACATAGTTTTTCCATCCCAGGACTATGTTGAAATTCTTATGAATAAAAACATGCTTCAACCTGTAAACCAGGAGCTGTTTACAAACAAAGATAAAATAAATCCAAAAATTCTTGAAAAAGCAACTTATGATCCTGAAATGAAATATGCAGTTCCTTACTATTTCGGAGCATCCGGAATCAGCGTAAACAAAACAAAAGTAAAGGGAACTTATGAACGGACCTGGAATATTTTTGCAGATCCACAATTCAAAGGAAGAGCCTCCATGATGAATGACTACAGGGAAGTAATCGGAGATGCCCTTAAGTACAAAGGATTCAGTGTATGCACTAAAAATAAAAGTGAACTGAAAGATGCCTGTACTCATATTCAGAAATACTGGAAACCGAACATTGTAAAATTTGATGCAGAAGGATTTGGAAAAGACTTTGCAAACGGAAATCTCTGGCTGTGTCAGGGCTATGCAGAGGTAATCTATGGAGAAGTCCCGGAAGAAGAATGGGATGAAAAAATCGATTTCTTTATTCCGGAAAGCGGAGGTCCGTCATACCTGGACAGCATGTGTATTTTAAAGGATTCCTCACAGAGGGATCTTGCAACTCAATTCATAAACTATATTCACGAACCGGAAAACTATGCAAAGTTTCTTGATTTCTTCAGATTCCCGTGTTTTGTAAATCCGGAAGCGGAGCAGTACATGGAAACAACACCTATGTATCCTGCCAGCGTCCTCGAAAACTGTGAATTAAAATACTATATCGGAGATAATAAAAAAGATTATTCTGACCAGTGGGAAAAAATAATCAACTGA
- the cyaB gene encoding class IV adenylate cyclase, protein MNEIELKARVSDRKKLTDTLNSFACFKGSLVRDDRYFAKKNEDGTFSKKKIRIRTQTENDKKTFILTWKRKELQQDSNGTQIEVNDEHECILSDDDCLVTFLEDTGYSVALKKHKEVSLWTYEEASFELCTVPPLGDFLEIEILTDSDSPEKIAEIKEKLGLLLLKAGLSASDIEPRMYSQMLEEVKGL, encoded by the coding sequence ATGAATGAAATCGAACTGAAAGCCAGAGTATCAGACCGGAAGAAACTCACTGATACATTAAACAGTTTTGCCTGCTTCAAAGGCTCCTTAGTACGGGATGACAGATATTTCGCAAAAAAAAATGAAGACGGCACATTCAGCAAAAAAAAGATACGCATCAGAACTCAGACTGAAAACGATAAGAAAACCTTTATACTCACATGGAAACGAAAAGAACTTCAGCAGGATTCCAACGGCACCCAGATAGAAGTAAATGATGAACATGAATGCATTCTGTCAGACGACGACTGTCTTGTAACCTTTCTCGAAGATACCGGCTATTCCGTTGCATTAAAAAAACACAAGGAAGTCAGCCTCTGGACTTACGAAGAAGCCTCCTTTGAACTGTGCACGGTTCCCCCTTTAGGAGACTTTCTTGAAATAGAAATACTTACGGACTCTGATTCACCGGAAAAAATAGCAGAAATCAAAGAAAAACTGGGACTCCTTCTCTTAAAAGCAGGGCTTTCTGCCTCCGACATTGAACCGAGAATGTATTCTCAGATGCTGGAAGAGGTCAAAGGCCTTTAA
- a CDS encoding ABC transporter ATP-binding protein yields the protein MNGSTVSIKNVSKHFGDFHALDDIDFTIRQGEFFTLLGPSGCGKTTLLRIIAGFEFPDDGAVLFDDENVTSLPPNKRHSNTVFQNYALFPHLNVFENVAFSLRLKGTDKKTIEEKVRKYLTLVDLESQMYKKPNQLSGGQRQRVAIARALINEPKVLLLDEPLSALDAKLRSSLLLELDKLHDEIGITFIFVTHDQSEALAVSDRIAVMNKGKVLQIGTPFEIYESPATQFVAQFIGETNLFESTVVKCEEYKVPGKADIEHMVTLNVPALGIQAQLKDDTQATKEEDKNILVTDYEHTDEGQKVAFTIRPEKIRITREEPNVNGRKDINVFKGIVEEPVYTGFQSKFYVKLEKTGTIVKVFKQHTNYLDDGPEIQWKDTVYISWSAEDGYIVEDINK from the coding sequence TTGAACGGAAGTACAGTTTCTATTAAAAATGTTTCCAAACACTTCGGAGACTTTCACGCATTGGATGACATCGACTTTACCATCAGACAGGGAGAATTTTTTACCCTCCTCGGTCCTTCTGGCTGCGGCAAGACTACACTTCTCCGTATTATAGCAGGCTTTGAATTTCCTGATGACGGAGCAGTTCTTTTTGATGATGAAAACGTCACATCCCTTCCGCCAAACAAAAGACATTCAAATACAGTCTTTCAGAATTATGCACTCTTCCCCCATCTGAACGTATTTGAAAACGTAGCATTTTCATTACGTCTGAAAGGAACTGATAAAAAAACAATCGAAGAAAAAGTACGCAAGTATCTGACTCTTGTAGACCTTGAAAGCCAGATGTACAAAAAACCAAATCAGCTTTCAGGAGGACAGAGACAGAGGGTTGCCATTGCCCGCGCACTCATTAACGAACCAAAAGTTCTGCTTCTTGACGAACCGCTTTCTGCCCTTGATGCAAAGCTTCGTTCCAGCCTGCTTCTCGAGCTGGACAAACTTCATGATGAAATCGGAATCACATTTATTTTCGTAACCCATGACCAGAGTGAAGCCCTTGCTGTTTCTGACAGAATTGCCGTAATGAATAAAGGAAAAGTCCTTCAGATCGGAACCCCTTTTGAAATTTACGAAAGCCCTGCAACACAGTTTGTAGCACAGTTCATCGGAGAAACAAATCTTTTCGAATCAACAGTCGTTAAATGCGAGGAATACAAAGTTCCTGGAAAGGCAGATATAGAACATATGGTTACCCTTAATGTTCCGGCCCTGGGAATTCAGGCTCAGCTCAAAGACGACACACAGGCAACTAAAGAAGAAGACAAAAACATACTTGTAACGGATTATGAACACACTGACGAAGGCCAGAAAGTCGCATTCACAATCCGTCCTGAAAAAATAAGGATTACCCGCGAAGAGCCGAACGTTAATGGAAGAAAAGACATTAATGTATTTAAAGGAATTGTTGAAGAACCTGTATACACGGGTTTCCAATCAAAATTTTATGTTAAGCTGGAAAAAACAGGAACTATTGTAAAAGTCTTCAAGCAGCACACAAATTACCTTGATGACGGCCCTGAAATTCAATGGAAAGACACTGTCTACATTTCATGGTCTGCAGAAGACGGTTATATAGTAGAAGACATCAACAAATAA
- a CDS encoding response regulator, whose translation MARKSDSGPVVFSALEVANICGVVNQTAINWIKNNYLKAFKTPGGQFRVYPEDLLQFMKSRKMRIPESLLKLCCVDVKTLLIVDDDKAFNDVSAKFIASHLEQVDVLQAFDGFEAGSLMQKCKPGLLMLDLDLPGIDGVSLLKRIRESPDFGFPKVIIVTAMEDPEMEKKCRSYGVSYIFKKPVALPEICGVIKGL comes from the coding sequence ATGGCTAGAAAATCAGATTCAGGTCCGGTTGTTTTTTCAGCACTGGAAGTTGCAAATATATGTGGTGTAGTAAATCAGACAGCAATAAACTGGATAAAAAATAATTATCTCAAGGCTTTTAAGACTCCTGGAGGTCAGTTCAGGGTTTATCCGGAAGATCTTCTGCAGTTTATGAAAAGCAGGAAGATGCGGATTCCTGAAAGCCTGTTGAAGCTCTGCTGTGTTGACGTAAAAACACTTCTGATTGTTGATGATGATAAGGCCTTTAATGATGTTTCAGCAAAATTCATAGCTTCTCATCTTGAGCAGGTGGATGTGCTTCAGGCTTTTGACGGTTTTGAGGCAGGTTCACTCATGCAGAAGTGTAAGCCGGGACTTTTAATGCTGGACCTTGATCTGCCGGGCATTGACGGTGTAAGTCTTCTGAAGCGTATACGTGAGTCTCCTGATTTTGGTTTTCCGAAGGTAATTATTGTAACGGCAATGGAAGACCCTGAAATGGAAAAGAAGTGCCGTTCTTATGGAGTTTCCTATATATTTAAGAAACCTGTAGCCCTTCCTGAAATCTGCGGAGTTATTAAAGGCCTTTGA
- a CDS encoding RecX family transcriptional regulator, with the protein MHAEDSSSASAKSSNLRMVIRGIKQILLGVYEITPDAGSAFFLRADYLSQVNEERLLPYGYGRLDVDLDDLSNLKEGDTGFFTEEETADLFNASRLYSVEKSAMSYLNRSEHTRNSLCTKLLRKGYDKRDVEEVLDYLEEKNILSDLRFAAAWVRSRSLDHAEGRTRLTAELTARGVNRSIIKQVLDEYFLENDEEELCVKAFKKLVKIKKDEDKIKASLVRQGFSFKIIKKILHDANV; encoded by the coding sequence GTGCACGCAGAAGATTCCAGTTCAGCAAGCGCTAAATCTTCCAATTTACGGATGGTTATTCGTGGAATAAAGCAGATTTTGCTCGGTGTATACGAAATTACACCGGATGCAGGATCTGCATTTTTTTTGCGTGCAGATTATCTTTCTCAGGTTAATGAAGAAAGGCTGTTGCCTTACGGCTATGGCCGGCTTGATGTAGATCTTGATGACTTGTCAAATCTGAAAGAGGGAGATACTGGTTTTTTTACGGAAGAAGAAACGGCAGATCTTTTTAATGCGTCCAGACTGTATTCTGTGGAAAAATCCGCTATGTCTTATTTGAACAGATCCGAACACACCAGAAATTCCCTTTGTACAAAACTGCTCAGAAAAGGATATGACAAAAGGGACGTTGAAGAAGTCCTTGATTATCTTGAGGAAAAAAATATTTTAAGTGATTTGAGGTTTGCTGCCGCATGGGTAAGGAGCCGTTCTTTAGATCATGCAGAAGGAAGAACTCGACTTACGGCAGAATTAACAGCCCGTGGGGTAAACCGCAGTATTATAAAACAGGTTCTTGATGAATATTTTCTGGAAAACGATGAAGAAGAACTGTGTGTAAAAGCTTTTAAGAAACTGGTAAAAATAAAAAAAGATGAAGATAAAATAAAGGCTTCTCTTGTCAGGCAGGGCTTTTCTTTTAAGATTATTAAGAAAATTTTACATGATGCAAATGTCTAA
- a CDS encoding ABC transporter permease codes for MTEKKFRKQNPGPFYSWPMGIWFSIFFIVPILIIICYSFMKNDLYGGVLKEFTIDAYRQMFSPEYGEIFLRTLWMTIIATFVSCAIAIPCGYAMARSRHQTLLLILVIIPFLTNSLIRIFAWMTILGEEGLLNSVCGFFAKAFFFVTQNKDGSFEPVQFMYTKGAVILVSIYMYLPYAILPIFTSIDRFDFTLLEAARDLGASKPGAIFRVMLPGIKSGIISAIIFTFIPIFGNYTVPQIIGSTESYMLGNTIMDQITKIGNLPLASAISVVLTFISMAAILFMISSEKKEQNLKTVKKES; via the coding sequence ATGACAGAAAAAAAATTCAGAAAACAGAATCCGGGACCTTTCTATTCATGGCCGATGGGAATCTGGTTTTCCATTTTCTTTATAGTACCTATTCTGATAATCATATGCTATTCCTTCATGAAAAATGATCTGTACGGCGGCGTCCTTAAAGAATTTACCATTGATGCCTACAGACAGATGTTTTCTCCTGAATATGGTGAAATCTTTTTAAGAACGCTTTGGATGACGATTATTGCAACCTTTGTTTCCTGTGCAATAGCAATTCCCTGCGGGTACGCAATGGCAAGGAGCCGTCATCAGACACTTCTCCTTATACTCGTAATAATTCCATTCCTCACTAATTCCCTTATAAGAATTTTTGCATGGATGACAATTTTAGGAGAAGAAGGGCTTTTAAATTCTGTATGCGGATTTTTTGCAAAAGCATTTTTCTTTGTAACTCAAAACAAGGACGGTTCCTTTGAACCGGTTCAATTCATGTACACTAAAGGAGCCGTTATCCTTGTAAGCATCTACATGTATCTGCCTTATGCAATTCTTCCTATATTCACATCAATCGACAGGTTTGATTTTACCCTTCTTGAAGCAGCAAGAGACCTTGGAGCATCAAAACCAGGTGCAATATTCAGAGTAATGCTGCCGGGAATAAAGAGCGGAATCATCAGTGCCATAATCTTTACATTCATACCGATTTTCGGTAACTACACAGTTCCGCAGATAATAGGTTCAACAGAAAGCTACATGCTCGGAAATACAATAATGGATCAGATTACAAAAATAGGAAATCTTCCTCTGGCATCTGCAATCAGCGTTGTCCTGACCTTTATAAGCATGGCTGCAATTCTGTTTATGATTTCATCAGAAAAAAAAGAACAGAACCTTAAGACCGTCAAAAAAGAATCGTGA
- a CDS encoding Holliday junction resolvase-like protein, producing MGKLVQKVKDVNLIKRERNDAVKRSRAVIGGQFGEQVAPYLPDFPCNPGDARFIGKPVDFIAFKGCADKDEVEEILFVEVKSGSSTLSRRERQIKSAVEEGRVRFVEYRIS from the coding sequence TTGGGGAAACTTGTTCAGAAAGTAAAGGATGTAAACCTTATAAAAAGAGAAAGAAATGATGCGGTAAAAAGAAGCAGGGCTGTAATAGGCGGACAGTTTGGAGAACAGGTGGCTCCATATCTTCCGGACTTTCCGTGTAATCCCGGAGATGCCAGATTTATTGGAAAGCCGGTTGATTTTATAGCTTTTAAGGGTTGTGCTGATAAGGATGAAGTGGAAGAAATACTTTTTGTTGAGGTAAAGTCAGGAAGCAGTACCCTTTCCAGACGGGAGAGACAGATAAAGTCTGCCGTGGAAGAGGGAAGGGTACGTTTTGTTGAATACCGTATCAGTTGA
- the rplM gene encoding 50S ribosomal protein L13, producing the protein MKTIFAKESELKHDWYVIDAAGKTLGRVAVKAASLLRGKNKPSYTPNAACGGYVIIINADKVVVTGNKGEGLKYRHHTGYVRGLTTYSFDELLERKPTDPLERTIAGMLPHNRLGRQLFRNLKVYAGSEHPHAAQNPKTIEF; encoded by the coding sequence ATGAAAACTATTTTTGCAAAAGAAAGTGAATTAAAGCATGACTGGTATGTTATTGATGCAGCCGGTAAGACTTTGGGTCGTGTTGCTGTAAAAGCAGCATCTCTTCTTCGTGGAAAGAACAAGCCTTCTTACACACCTAATGCAGCATGCGGTGGTTACGTAATCATCATTAACGCTGACAAGGTTGTTGTTACAGGAAACAAGGGAGAAGGCCTTAAATATCGCCATCACACTGGTTATGTTCGTGGCCTCACAACATATTCTTTTGATGAGCTTCTTGAAAGAAAACCAACAGATCCTCTTGAAAGAACTATTGCAGGTATGCTTCCTCACAATCGTCTTGGTCGTCAGCTTTTCCGCAACCTTAAGGTATATGCAGGAAGTGAGCATCCACATGCTGCTCAGAACCCAAAAACTATCGAGTTTTAA
- a CDS encoding ASKHA domain-containing protein, translated as MICRKCNGCGLCSGDGSFSSPYKPFVEKIHDINFSGDPACSSADAGIAVDIGTTTIAAAAFSLKTGKLIYECGEKNAQHVYGSDIVARINAAEKNYDEVRSLLINQLKAIFRKIVENVSLYFLSKRSGRMILKRVVFTGNTTMLSFVAGMKVSALGRFPFRGPSEFDMEMSLREIFGSEEFGSACTVYFPPVISAFIGADAVCAMTSSFSEDGGIQYMADTGTNCEMAVYDGTEKKLYCTSSSAGPAFEGTGISCGIVCSEGAVVKLSPNGNSFDCTVAGGGNGKGICGTGLISALCVLYECGKIDFHGTICDGGEIKISEGISLLQEDIRRLQLAKAAVYSGLTFLNSKVRNRVSGTLYLCGGFGNHIDVSEAVRIGMIPQFLSGSVIHKGNAALSGAAAMLFDEKMREKGRWFAEKAEVINLALEEDFQNRFIASIDFPH; from the coding sequence ATGATTTGCAGAAAGTGTAATGGATGCGGACTTTGTTCTGGAGACGGAAGTTTTTCTTCTCCGTATAAACCATTTGTGGAAAAAATACATGACATTAATTTTTCAGGAGATCCGGCATGTTCTTCCGCTGATGCAGGAATTGCTGTAGATATAGGGACAACTACAATTGCTGCTGCAGCATTTTCTTTGAAAACTGGAAAGCTTATTTATGAATGCGGAGAAAAAAATGCACAGCATGTTTATGGCTCGGATATTGTTGCAAGAATTAATGCAGCGGAAAAGAATTATGATGAAGTTCGTTCTCTGCTTATAAATCAGTTGAAGGCTATATTCCGGAAAATTGTAGAAAATGTATCATTGTATTTTCTGTCAAAAAGATCCGGCCGTATGATTTTAAAAAGGGTTGTTTTTACAGGAAATACAACCATGCTCAGTTTTGTAGCGGGGATGAAAGTTTCTGCTTTAGGAAGATTTCCATTCAGGGGTCCTTCAGAATTTGACATGGAAATGTCCCTTAGGGAAATTTTCGGTTCAGAGGAATTCGGAAGTGCCTGTACTGTGTATTTTCCTCCTGTGATAAGTGCATTTATTGGAGCTGATGCTGTATGTGCCATGACTTCTTCGTTTTCTGAGGATGGAGGAATTCAGTATATGGCTGATACCGGTACGAATTGCGAAATGGCTGTTTATGATGGAACTGAAAAAAAACTGTACTGCACGTCATCAAGTGCCGGCCCTGCATTTGAAGGTACCGGAATATCCTGTGGAATTGTATGTTCTGAAGGGGCTGTGGTAAAACTTAGTCCAAATGGAAATTCATTTGACTGTACTGTTGCTGGAGGCGGTAACGGGAAAGGAATATGCGGAACCGGACTTATAAGTGCACTTTGTGTTCTGTATGAATGCGGGAAAATTGATTTTCATGGAACTATATGTGATGGAGGGGAAATAAAAATTTCTGAAGGAATAAGTCTTCTTCAGGAAGATATACGCAGGCTTCAGCTGGCAAAAGCTGCAGTATATTCAGGGCTGACTTTTTTAAATTCGAAGGTCAGAAATCGTGTTTCAGGCACACTTTATCTATGCGGAGGCTTTGGTAATCATATTGATGTTTCTGAGGCCGTTCGGATAGGCATGATTCCTCAATTTCTGTCCGGTTCAGTAATTCATAAAGGAAACGCCGCTCTTTCGGGAGCTGCCGCCATGCTTTTTGATGAAAAAATGCGGGAAAAAGGTCGTTGGTTTGCAGAAAAAGCTGAAGTTATAAACCTTGCCCTTGAGGAGGATTTTCAGAACAGGTTTATAGCTTCGATTGATTTTCCTCATTAA
- a CDS encoding OmpA family protein has protein sequence MNIKKIISILVFSTAACIYTSAQANQNNEYDTTGGKVLFQFKNTKGDTYRILSTVEESVYIKQSPSAPLQLHHQATILNRVSAEVTDVLEDGTAVNECSFMTSENSVSTGSGAVFEYGKEYKSVFKRSPQGKYTISDEYFMPTVIDVPVFKTTEVSPNERWTSKGFELHDLRMMNIPAPYKVPFDAEYQYLGKKNGFDVINVKYEMYMETPSIATINGNDDYPVQMSGWSDELIYFNSESGQIDHYTESFRIVMNTYYGMSYDFRGTAHAEVTFTKPASEENVAEVQEKIESLGIENVTVKKDEIGLTLSIENIQFKPDSAYLLDSEKEKLKKIVQILEAYPEKDILVSGHTALAGSLESCQKLSELRAQAVAGQLISMGARDSKHIFTKGYGASKPIGSNSTAEGKAKNRRVEITLMDK, from the coding sequence ATGAACATAAAAAAAATCATTTCAATTTTAGTTTTTTCAACCGCAGCATGCATTTATACATCCGCTCAGGCAAATCAAAACAATGAATATGATACAACAGGAGGCAAAGTCCTCTTTCAATTTAAGAATACAAAAGGTGATACATACAGAATCCTGTCTACAGTGGAAGAATCCGTCTACATAAAACAGTCTCCTTCTGCTCCATTGCAGCTGCATCATCAGGCAACCATACTTAACCGCGTAAGTGCAGAAGTAACAGACGTACTGGAAGACGGAACGGCAGTAAATGAATGCAGTTTCATGACAAGCGAAAATTCTGTTTCTACAGGAAGCGGAGCCGTATTCGAATACGGAAAAGAATATAAGTCAGTTTTCAAAAGAAGTCCTCAGGGAAAATACACAATCAGTGATGAATATTTCATGCCGACTGTCATAGATGTTCCTGTCTTTAAAACCACAGAAGTTTCTCCAAATGAACGCTGGACTTCAAAAGGATTTGAACTTCATGATCTGCGGATGATGAATATTCCGGCACCATACAAAGTTCCTTTTGACGCAGAATATCAGTATCTGGGAAAAAAAAACGGATTTGACGTAATAAACGTAAAATACGAAATGTACATGGAAACTCCGTCAATTGCCACTATAAACGGAAACGATGATTACCCCGTACAGATGTCCGGATGGAGCGATGAACTCATTTATTTCAATTCTGAATCAGGACAGATTGATCATTATACTGAAAGTTTCAGAATCGTAATGAACACATACTACGGCATGAGCTATGATTTCAGGGGAACCGCACATGCAGAAGTAACTTTTACAAAACCTGCTTCAGAAGAAAACGTCGCTGAAGTTCAGGAAAAGATCGAAAGTCTCGGAATTGAAAATGTTACTGTAAAAAAAGATGAAATAGGTCTGACCCTCTCAATAGAAAATATTCAGTTCAAGCCGGACAGCGCATACCTTCTTGATTCTGAAAAAGAAAAACTGAAGAAAATAGTCCAGATTCTTGAAGCCTATCCTGAAAAAGACATTCTTGTTTCAGGACATACGGCACTTGCAGGTTCCTTAGAAAGCTGCCAGAAACTAAGTGAATTAAGGGCACAGGCTGTTGCAGGACAGTTGATTTCAATGGGAGCACGAGACTCAAAGCACATATTTACAAAAGGCTATGGAGCGTCAAAACCAATCGGTTCAAACAGCACTGCTGAAGGAAAAGCAAAAAACCGCCGGGTTGAAATTACCCTTATGGATAAATAA
- a CDS encoding ABC transporter permease → MDFLVSIIMAIFRKNPHAKNEDNKHAKRNWKRHSPKLSTSKIILALTLAFLFIPLFVIVFYSFNESKGTSFTKFSLVWYEELFLHSGTLWQSLFYTAIVAVASATLSTIIGSLAAIGNSWYKFFGRSYIQSISFLPMILPEVIMGVSILIFFSGIHMYFGLTTIIIAHTTFCLPFVYLMVTARVDEFDYSIIEAAHDLGASEKQTLFKVIIPAIMPGILSGFMMSITLSIEDFVITSLVNGSVITLPIYVYNMIRHGVSPVINALSFVLIIFICTLTIILRKSLKSFAAAH, encoded by the coding sequence ATGGATTTTTTAGTTTCAATAATAATGGCAATATTCAGAAAAAATCCTCATGCAAAAAACGAGGATAATAAACACGCCAAACGTAACTGGAAGAGGCATTCTCCAAAATTAAGTACGTCAAAAATAATCCTTGCCTTAACACTGGCATTTCTTTTCATACCTCTTTTCGTAATCGTCTTTTATTCATTCAACGAATCAAAAGGAACGAGTTTCACTAAATTTTCCCTTGTCTGGTATGAAGAACTTTTCCTTCATTCCGGAACTTTATGGCAGTCCCTTTTTTATACGGCAATAGTAGCTGTTGCCAGCGCAACTCTTTCTACGATAATAGGAAGCCTGGCTGCAATCGGAAACAGCTGGTATAAATTTTTTGGACGAAGCTACATTCAGTCCATTAGTTTTTTACCAATGATTCTCCCGGAAGTAATAATGGGAGTTTCAATCCTGATTTTTTTCAGCGGAATCCATATGTATTTCGGCCTTACGACAATCATCATAGCCCATACAACATTCTGTCTTCCTTTCGTATACCTTATGGTAACAGCCCGCGTTGACGAATTTGACTATTCTATAATCGAAGCAGCCCACGATCTTGGTGCCAGCGAAAAACAGACTCTGTTTAAGGTAATCATACCTGCAATCATGCCGGGCATTCTTTCTGGATTTATGATGAGCATTACATTATCAATAGAAGATTTTGTAATAACTTCTCTTGTAAACGGAAGCGTAATAACACTACCTATTTATGTCTACAACATGATCCGTCACGGTGTAAGCCCGGTAATCAATGCACTTTCATTCGTACTGATCATTTTTATCTGTACGCTTACAATCATTCTGCGTAAGAGCCTCAAATCTTTTGCTGCAGCCCATTGA